The following coding sequences lie in one Spirosoma sp. KUDC1026 genomic window:
- a CDS encoding DUF1579 family protein: protein MNNACLLTTLVLLSAALISQGQSPPKPANTASQQEAMTQLLDFSRPGPNHALLARLVGTWAFQDKNLPFVKGTIVRKLIYEGRFCVVEITGGKLQIPIAEGQMKLENYQGMEIEGYDNVAHKFVTTSINNHIGSGITKQSGGYDPKTNSFTYDWDSELRPGLTHKNRKVLTVLDESHYTEEYYEEQNGTSPGKKVRELIYSRVPVK from the coding sequence ATGAACAACGCCTGCCTTCTGACAACACTGGTTTTGCTATCTGCTGCCTTAATTAGCCAAGGCCAAAGCCCCCCTAAGCCCGCCAACACCGCCAGCCAGCAGGAGGCCATGACCCAACTCCTTGACTTTTCGCGACCAGGCCCTAACCATGCTCTTCTGGCGAGGCTTGTCGGTACTTGGGCTTTTCAAGACAAGAACTTACCCTTTGTCAAAGGCACTATTGTTCGGAAGCTCATTTACGAAGGCCGCTTTTGTGTCGTGGAGATTACGGGGGGTAAATTGCAAATACCCATCGCTGAAGGACAGATGAAACTAGAGAACTATCAGGGAATGGAAATTGAAGGGTATGATAATGTAGCACACAAATTTGTTACGACATCGATCAATAACCACATTGGTAGCGGTATTACCAAGCAAAGCGGGGGCTACGACCCTAAAACCAACTCGTTTACCTACGATTGGGACAGTGAATTAAGACCGGGTTTGACTCATAAAAACAGGAAAGTTTTGACCGTTCTGGATGAGTCTCATTACACTGAAGAGTATTACGAGGAGCAAAATGGCACTAGTCCTGGTAAGAAGGTACGGGAGTTGATTTATAGCCGAGTGCCCGTTAAGTGA
- the dinB gene encoding DNA polymerase IV, with amino-acid sequence MEFAGTVGEEKIRKIIHIDMDAFYASVEQRDNPELRGKPLAVGGSRERGVVAAASYEARQYGVHSAMSSIVAARKCPELVFVKPRFEVYKAVSSQIRSIFDEYTPDVEPLSLDEAYLDVTENRKAMLSATQIAQEIKVRIREETQLTASAGVSYNKFLAKLASDYRKPDGLYVIKPQQGLAFVEQLAVGQFHGIGRVTAARMNQLGIFTGLDLRQQSESFLIQQFGKVGSHYHSIAHAIDNRPVTANRLRKSAGSESTFDRDLSEFDALSERIPAMVDSVWRHCERARVWGRTVTLKVKYSDFQQITRSRTLLQPVSEKALLERLALELLQSLFPLPKSVRLLGVSVSSLEPQMAQMSGQLALRF; translated from the coding sequence GTGGAGTTTGCTGGTACCGTGGGCGAGGAGAAAATACGTAAAATTATTCATATCGACATGGACGCCTTCTACGCGTCGGTCGAGCAACGGGACAACCCGGAACTGCGTGGAAAACCGCTGGCCGTTGGCGGCTCGCGGGAGCGGGGTGTTGTTGCAGCCGCCAGCTACGAAGCCCGGCAGTACGGCGTTCATTCAGCCATGTCGTCGATCGTGGCGGCCCGTAAATGTCCGGAACTGGTTTTTGTTAAGCCGCGCTTCGAGGTATACAAAGCCGTATCGAGCCAGATCCGGTCTATTTTCGACGAGTACACGCCGGATGTTGAGCCGCTATCGCTGGACGAAGCCTACCTGGATGTTACGGAGAACCGAAAAGCAATGTTGTCGGCGACGCAGATTGCGCAGGAAATTAAGGTTCGTATTCGGGAAGAAACCCAGCTGACGGCGTCGGCGGGTGTTTCCTACAACAAATTCCTGGCAAAACTGGCGTCTGATTATCGCAAACCCGATGGTCTGTATGTCATCAAGCCGCAGCAGGGACTGGCTTTTGTCGAACAGCTGGCCGTGGGGCAGTTTCACGGAATTGGTCGGGTAACGGCAGCCCGCATGAATCAACTGGGCATTTTTACCGGTCTGGATTTACGCCAGCAGTCGGAATCCTTTCTGATCCAGCAGTTCGGTAAGGTGGGGAGCCACTATCATTCCATTGCCCACGCCATCGATAACCGGCCCGTTACCGCCAATCGACTGCGGAAATCGGCGGGGTCGGAGAGTACGTTTGACCGGGATTTATCCGAGTTTGATGCCCTATCTGAGCGAATCCCCGCGATGGTCGACAGCGTCTGGCGGCACTGCGAACGAGCCCGCGTCTGGGGGCGAACCGTAACCCTGAAGGTGAAATACAGTGACTTCCAGCAAATAACCCGTAGTCGGACGCTGCTCCAGCCCGTATCGGAAAAGGCATTGCTGGAACGACTTGCGCTGGAGTTATTACAAAGCCTTTTTCCGCTGCCCAAAAGTGTGCGGCTGTTGGGCGTGTCGGTGTCCAGCCTTGAACCACAAATGGCCCAGATGAGTGGTCAGTTAGCCCTGCGTTTCTGA
- a CDS encoding type II toxin-antitoxin system RelE family toxin, producing the protein MAENPRPSGCKKLKGRDGYRIRTGNYRIIYEIFDTELIIDVVAVGHRKDIYE; encoded by the coding sequence TTGGCCGAGAATCCACGCCCAAGCGGATGCAAAAAATTGAAAGGACGAGATGGTTACCGAATCCGAACCGGAAATTATCGGATCATCTACGAGATTTTTGACACGGAATTGATTATCGACGTGGTCGCGGTGGGCCACCGAAAAGATATTTACGAATAG
- a CDS encoding glycosyltransferase has product MFLFLLLLSLAYALFTTTLWITWLRMPALRPPAHLSDGPLITVIIPVRNEENTIGQLLADLSQQTYSRLDVIVADDSSTDNTRSVVEQYTLTANFPLRLLALTNEQTASPKKRAISQSIALAQGELIITTDGDCRVGPGWLASFAAFYQESGAKLISGPVTFSAGPGQARPGQVRPNRLETSFFDALQTVEFSSLIGSGACTLALGQPTMCNGANLCYEKRVFTEVGGFAGVDHLASGDDEFLMHKVARQYPDGVRFLKSEAAIVSTEPHQSWRAFYNQRKRWASKWRAYDSYVPSLLAVFIFLCNASPILALLGWWLGFLNGSMAGLVIALKLLPEFLFLRQVLVFLQKRWAVKYIPLTQLVYPFYVLFFGLAAQGKGYQWKGRQLR; this is encoded by the coding sequence ATGTTCCTTTTTTTACTGCTGCTCAGTCTTGCCTACGCCCTGTTTACTACAACGCTATGGATTACCTGGCTGCGCATGCCGGCTCTCCGGCCACCTGCTCACCTATCGGATGGGCCCCTGATCACCGTTATCATTCCTGTTCGTAATGAAGAGAATACTATCGGGCAGTTGCTAGCCGACCTGAGCCAGCAAACGTACTCCCGACTAGACGTTATCGTGGCCGATGATTCCTCAACCGATAACACCCGATCGGTTGTCGAGCAGTATACCCTTACCGCCAATTTCCCGCTTCGGCTGCTGGCACTTACCAACGAGCAGACAGCCTCACCCAAAAAGCGGGCCATCAGTCAAAGCATTGCCCTGGCGCAGGGAGAATTAATCATCACCACCGATGGTGACTGCCGGGTTGGCCCCGGTTGGCTGGCAAGTTTCGCAGCTTTTTATCAGGAAAGCGGAGCCAAACTTATCTCCGGACCGGTTACGTTCTCAGCGGGCCCCGGTCAGGCGAGACCCGGTCAGGTGAGACCTAACCGACTAGAAACCAGTTTTTTCGACGCCTTACAAACGGTAGAATTCTCCAGTTTGATCGGTTCGGGAGCCTGCACGCTGGCACTGGGGCAGCCCACTATGTGCAACGGTGCCAACCTTTGCTACGAAAAACGGGTCTTTACCGAAGTAGGCGGTTTTGCGGGCGTGGATCACCTGGCTTCGGGCGACGATGAGTTCCTGATGCACAAGGTGGCCCGGCAGTATCCGGACGGGGTTCGATTTCTGAAAAGTGAAGCCGCGATTGTGAGTACCGAACCGCACCAGTCCTGGCGGGCTTTTTACAACCAGCGCAAACGCTGGGCGAGTAAATGGCGGGCCTACGACAGCTACGTACCATCGCTGCTGGCGGTGTTCATTTTCCTGTGTAACGCCAGCCCGATTCTGGCGTTGCTGGGCTGGTGGCTCGGTTTTTTAAACGGAAGTATGGCTGGTCTCGTTATTGCACTGAAACTCCTGCCCGAGTTTTTGTTTTTACGACAGGTTCTTGTTTTTTTACAAAAACGGTGGGCAGTGAAGTACATTCCTCTGACGCAGTTGGTTTATCCATTTTATGTACTTTTCTTTGGCCTGGCGGCCCAGGGAAAGGGCTACCAGTGGAAAGGCCGCCAGTTACGTTAA
- the ruvC gene encoding crossover junction endodeoxyribonuclease RuvC: protein MIINAKSPQTIPASRPTEKIILGVDPGTQVAGYGIISVQGGVMKMIQYGVVQLSKYTTYQLKLQKLHETMLRLIEEHKPDEMAIEDPFFGKNVQSMLKLGRAQGVVMAAALSRGIPIVEYAPRRVKQSVTGNGNATKDQVSHMVSQLLKEDLQPQFFDATDALAIAVCHHFHENALPTVSNKKTKKGAWGAFVSENSDRIA, encoded by the coding sequence ATGATCATCAACGCTAAATCACCCCAAACGATACCCGCGAGTCGGCCCACGGAGAAGATTATTCTCGGCGTGGACCCCGGTACGCAGGTGGCCGGTTACGGCATTATCTCCGTGCAGGGTGGCGTCATGAAAATGATCCAGTATGGTGTTGTGCAACTGAGCAAATATACGACCTATCAACTGAAGCTGCAGAAACTCCACGAAACCATGCTGCGGCTTATTGAGGAGCACAAGCCCGACGAGATGGCCATTGAAGATCCATTCTTTGGCAAGAACGTGCAGTCCATGCTGAAGCTGGGTCGGGCGCAGGGGGTGGTGATGGCCGCGGCTCTGTCACGCGGTATTCCTATTGTTGAGTACGCCCCCCGCCGGGTCAAACAGTCGGTAACCGGCAACGGGAACGCGACAAAAGATCAGGTATCGCACATGGTTAGTCAGTTGCTCAAAGAAGACCTACAGCCGCAGTTTTTCGATGCTACTGATGCACTGGCTATTGCTGTTTGCCACCATTTCCACGAGAATGCCCTGCCAACGGTATCGAACAAGAAAACTAAGAAAGGAGCCTGGGGCGCTTTCGTCAGCGAAAACTCGGACCGGATTGCTTAA
- a CDS encoding asparaginase: MSYQVVRINPTLVSRPDQPSVLVIYTGGTFGMVYDQQADQLVPFDFERVSERLPELGRLNFAITLLTMPTIIDSSNMTPAVWVELAQLIQTHYEQYDSFVILHGTDTMSYTASALSFMLMGLNKPVILTGAQLPIGMARTDARENFITALEIAAAQENGRPLVPEVCLYFNSRLLRGNRSTKQESVQFNAFVSENYPDLATAGVSIAYNHPFIRPYQPDDTLRLRTSFDPNVTILKLFPGITQPVVESILNIPGLRAVVLETYGAGNAPTDSWFLNTLQKAIDKGIILFNVSQCEGGRVTQGRYQTSKMLEQIGVISGADITTEAAITKLMVLLGEGDTEQVRQQLAQPISGEMVI; encoded by the coding sequence ATGTCTTATCAAGTAGTGCGCATAAATCCGACTCTGGTCAGCCGACCGGATCAGCCGTCGGTGCTGGTAATTTACACCGGTGGTACGTTTGGCATGGTCTATGACCAACAGGCTGATCAGTTAGTTCCGTTTGATTTTGAGCGCGTTTCCGAGCGGCTGCCCGAACTGGGGCGGCTCAATTTTGCCATTACGCTGCTCACGATGCCCACCATCATCGATTCGTCGAACATGACGCCGGCGGTTTGGGTGGAGCTGGCGCAGCTCATTCAGACGCATTACGAGCAGTACGACAGCTTCGTCATCCTGCACGGCACCGATACCATGTCGTACACGGCCTCGGCGCTCAGTTTCATGCTGATGGGCCTGAACAAACCGGTTATTCTGACGGGGGCTCAGTTGCCCATTGGCATGGCGCGTACCGATGCCCGCGAGAATTTCATTACCGCCCTGGAAATTGCGGCCGCTCAGGAAAACGGTCGCCCGCTGGTGCCGGAGGTATGTCTGTATTTCAATTCGCGCTTGCTACGAGGCAACCGCTCGACCAAGCAGGAAAGCGTACAGTTCAACGCTTTTGTTTCCGAAAACTACCCGGACCTGGCGACGGCGGGGGTAAGCATTGCCTATAATCACCCGTTCATCCGGCCGTACCAGCCCGACGACACCCTCCGCCTACGCACCTCTTTCGACCCGAACGTTACCATTTTAAAGCTCTTTCCGGGGATTACGCAGCCCGTTGTTGAGTCCATCCTCAACATTCCCGGCCTGCGGGCGGTCGTGCTGGAAACGTACGGTGCAGGTAACGCCCCTACAGATAGCTGGTTTTTGAACACACTTCAAAAAGCCATCGACAAAGGTATTATCCTCTTCAACGTATCGCAGTGCGAAGGGGGCCGCGTAACCCAGGGTCGCTACCAGACCAGTAAGATGCTGGAGCAGATTGGTGTTATCAGCGGAGCCGACATCACGACCGAAGCCGCCATTACCAAACTCATGGTCTTGTTAGGTGAAGGTGATACGGAGCAGGTACGCCAGCAATTAGCCCAGCCCATTAGTGGGGAAATGGTGATCTAG
- a CDS encoding TatD family hydrolase: protein MFIDTHAHIYDDQFTDDRDAMFERTTAQKVSQIWMPNCARETIDGLMALADQFPERCLPMMGLHPAYVNDTFEDELATVEDYLNRHSFMAVGEIGLDFYWDMTYVDQQFVAFETQLRWAAEQQLPVSMHTRSGHDRNAFAEAADLIEKLALPGLTGIFHCFVGTLDEANRAIDLGFKLGIGGVSTFKNGGLDKVLPHVSLDHLVLETDSPYLAPVPYRGKRNEPAYLRQIAQRIGDLKQISVDDVARHTTANALSLLPALYANLLP from the coding sequence ATGTTTATTGATACCCACGCTCACATTTACGACGACCAGTTTACTGACGACCGCGACGCTATGTTCGAGCGGACAACGGCGCAAAAAGTTAGTCAGATCTGGATGCCTAACTGTGCCCGCGAAACGATTGATGGCCTGATGGCACTCGCCGATCAGTTTCCCGAGCGCTGCCTGCCTATGATGGGCTTGCACCCGGCCTACGTCAACGATACATTCGAAGATGAACTGGCCACCGTTGAGGATTACCTCAATCGCCATTCGTTCATGGCGGTAGGCGAAATCGGCCTGGATTTCTACTGGGACATGACCTACGTCGATCAGCAGTTTGTCGCTTTTGAAACCCAGCTGCGCTGGGCCGCCGAACAGCAGCTTCCCGTTTCGATGCACACCCGTTCGGGCCACGACCGCAACGCCTTTGCCGAAGCCGCCGACCTGATTGAAAAGCTGGCGCTACCGGGCCTGACCGGCATTTTTCACTGTTTCGTCGGAACGCTGGACGAGGCCAATCGAGCGATTGACCTGGGTTTCAAACTGGGAATTGGCGGAGTCAGTACGTTTAAAAATGGCGGTCTCGACAAGGTACTGCCGCACGTATCACTGGACCATCTCGTGCTCGAAACAGACAGTCCGTACCTGGCTCCTGTTCCCTACCGCGGCAAACGCAACGAACCGGCCTACCTGCGTCAGATTGCCCAGCGGATCGGAGATCTGAAGCAAATCAGCGTCGATGACGTAGCGCGGCATACGACCGCCAACGCCCTCTCGTTGCTGCCAGCCCTGTACGCGAACCTCCTTCCTTAG
- a CDS encoding IS3 family transposase (programmed frameshift) — MKGKSKRKFTSEFKLKVVLEVLKEKDTLAVISKRHELHPNQISDWKRQFLQGAASVFEAGCKPTSTNAEPETALLYEQIGRLQMEPDFFQKKVDAMSLSQRRSLLDAALSTSIRQQCQWVGLPRSTYYYQPVVATSDDLLLMRLLDEQYLLTPQYGYRKMQVALAKAGYCVNHKRVRRLMQILGIEAIYPKINTSKPAIGHRIYPYLLRGLVIVRVHQVWATDITYVPMATGYMYLMAIIDLYSRYVLSWSVSNTMEADWCCGVLRKALGSYPQPEIFNTDQGSQFTSDDFTSVLLDQNIRISMDGKGRALDNIFVERLWRSVKYEDIYLKAYQDGWQLEAGLQAYFEFYNCRRFHQSLNYRTPEEVLKGIKSSQTK, encoded by the exons ATGAAAGGCAAGAGCAAACGTAAATTTACCTCTGAATTCAAACTCAAGGTAGTACTTGAAGTCCTTAAAGAAAAGGATACATTGGCTGTCATCAGCAAACGCCACGAGCTTCATCCGAATCAGATCAGTGACTGGAAGCGGCAATTCCTACAGGGGGCCGCTTCCGTTTTCGAGGCAGGTTGCAAACCCACATCGACCAACGCAGAACCCGAAACCGCCTTGCTCTATGAGCAGATTGGACGATTACAAATGGAAC CTGACTTTTTTCAAAAAAAAGTTGACGCCATGAGTCTTTCGCAGCGACGATCACTGCTTGATGCAGCTTTATCAACTAGCATTCGCCAACAATGCCAGTGGGTAGGATTGCCCCGCTCAACCTATTACTACCAACCGGTAGTAGCCACATCAGACGATTTACTACTGATGCGTTTGCTGGATGAGCAGTACCTGCTAACTCCGCAGTACGGGTACCGCAAGATGCAGGTAGCCCTGGCAAAGGCAGGCTATTGTGTCAATCACAAACGCGTTCGGCGTCTCATGCAAATACTTGGCATAGAAGCCATTTATCCTAAAATAAACACCTCGAAACCGGCCATAGGCCACCGAATTTATCCCTATTTGCTGCGGGGGTTGGTCATTGTGCGGGTCCACCAAGTTTGGGCTACTGACATTACCTATGTACCCATGGCGACCGGATATATGTACCTGATGGCCATCATCGATCTGTATAGTCGATACGTATTAAGTTGGTCCGTTTCCAACACCATGGAGGCTGATTGGTGTTGTGGCGTGTTACGAAAGGCCTTAGGGAGCTATCCTCAACCCGAGATTTTTAACACCGATCAAGGCAGTCAATTTACCTCGGATGATTTTACAAGTGTCCTGCTCGATCAGAACATTCGCATCTCAATGGACGGCAAAGGGCGGGCATTGGACAACATATTCGTAGAGCGGCTTTGGCGAAGCGTAAAATATGAGGATATTTATCTGAAAGCCTACCAGGATGGCTGGCAGTTAGAGGCAGGCTTACAAGCTTATTTCGAGTTTTATAACTGTCGGCGCTTTCACCAGTCGCTGAATTATCGAACGCCTGAAGAGGTATTAAAGGGAATAAAAAGCAGTCAAACCAAGTAG
- a CDS encoding phage integrase SAM-like domain-containing protein: MSSHRRWRASGNWVDRHYDLPRPLGERKGSRCRSGILFQKRAADIQRNQLRATFNDLFRKKEKITAAKIKRVYLGQTAAVSLLSAFALYIKDCREDQERDLDEETVNIYDRVRKKLTDFLISERATDLLIEDFDVKWIKKFRRWMKTVQVNARQAGHADSYIIKQSQTIKNALIWAKLKKMADKNPLEGLKFEGPQWDDPIFLSN, encoded by the coding sequence TTGTCGAGTCACCGTCGCTGGCGAGCGAGCGGAAATTGGGTCGACAGGCATTATGATCTACCACGACCACTGGGTGAACGGAAAGGTAGCCGATGCCGATCCGGAATCCTTTTTCAAAAACGAGCAGCTGACATACAGCGCAACCAGCTCCGGGCCACCTTCAATGACCTGTTTAGGAAGAAGGAGAAAATTACGGCCGCAAAAATCAAACGAGTCTACCTGGGTCAGACAGCCGCTGTCAGCCTACTGTCTGCTTTCGCGCTTTACATCAAGGACTGCCGAGAAGACCAGGAGCGGGATCTGGACGAAGAAACCGTCAACATCTATGATCGGGTACGTAAAAAGTTGACCGACTTCCTGATCAGCGAACGCGCCACTGACCTGCTGATCGAAGACTTTGATGTCAAATGGATCAAAAAATTCCGGCGCTGGATGAAAACAGTTCAGGTCAACGCCCGTCAGGCTGGGCATGCTGATAGCTACATCATCAAACAATCCCAGACCATCAAGAACGCCCTGATCTGGGCAAAACTCAAAAAAATGGCAGACAAAAATCCACTCGAAGGCTTAAAATTCGAGGGGCCGCAATGGGATGATCCCATCTTCCTAAGCAATTAA
- a CDS encoding glycosyltransferase, which yields MPVSEFRPSVSILIAARNEAPTILACLQAIDQLDYPADLVEVLIGNDQSTDQTADRVTHFIADKPRFRLYTIDQSVAGLAGKANVLAQLARHATGDLLFFTDADTQVPTTWLLHMSQAFAGTVGVVTGITLPGITLPGITLPGATLPIGPAIFHKLQGIDWLYNLTLVNLLSNLNIPVTAMGNNMAVSRAAYEAVGGYESLPFSVVEDYTLFQAITKQGFGFRSLLNEQVLASTKAVDTLLVFLQQRKRWMRGATALPGWMVVPLYLQYLLLPLFLLLGWLAPGLAITLYLARFAGQTCIILHGLRCVRKTKLWPYALLFEIYQLLIGPLAVAYYLLPIPIQWKGRRFA from the coding sequence ATGCCGGTTTCTGAGTTCAGACCATCGGTCAGTATTCTGATAGCCGCCCGCAACGAAGCCCCAACGATTCTGGCCTGCCTGCAGGCGATTGATCAACTCGATTATCCAGCCGATCTGGTCGAAGTCCTGATTGGGAACGACCAGTCGACCGACCAGACAGCCGACCGCGTTACGCACTTTATTGCCGACAAGCCCCGGTTTCGCCTGTACACCATCGACCAGTCAGTAGCGGGCCTGGCTGGCAAAGCGAACGTACTGGCGCAGTTAGCCAGACACGCCACCGGCGACCTTCTCTTTTTCACCGACGCCGATACACAGGTCCCTACCACCTGGCTTCTGCACATGAGCCAGGCTTTTGCCGGCACCGTAGGCGTTGTCACCGGCATTACGTTGCCCGGCATTACGTTGCCCGGCATTACGTTGCCCGGCGCTACGTTGCCGATAGGCCCTGCTATTTTTCATAAGCTTCAGGGCATTGACTGGCTCTATAATCTCACGCTGGTCAATCTGCTAAGTAACCTGAATATACCCGTTACGGCGATGGGCAACAACATGGCCGTTAGCCGGGCGGCCTACGAAGCAGTTGGCGGCTACGAATCCCTGCCGTTTTCGGTCGTTGAAGATTACACGCTGTTTCAGGCGATTACAAAGCAGGGTTTCGGCTTTCGCTCCCTGCTCAACGAACAGGTACTGGCCAGCACAAAAGCTGTCGATACCCTCCTCGTTTTTCTGCAACAACGAAAGCGCTGGATGCGCGGTGCTACGGCGCTACCCGGCTGGATGGTCGTTCCGCTGTATCTCCAATACCTTTTACTACCTCTTTTTCTGCTCCTGGGCTGGTTAGCGCCGGGGCTGGCCATTACGCTTTACCTAGCTCGTTTTGCGGGCCAAACCTGTATTATTTTGCACGGTCTGCGTTGCGTCAGAAAAACTAAGTTGTGGCCCTACGCGTTGCTTTTTGAGATCTATCAGCTTTTGATTGGTCCCCTGGCGGTAGCGTACTATTTGCTACCTATTCCGATCCAGTGGAAGGGTCGACGCTTTGCCTGA
- a CDS encoding lysylphosphatidylglycerol synthase transmembrane domain-containing protein: MALKPSKKILFWGKIVVFAGLVAYIGHILQQQPFDGDTVHRQLRTVSHPGYWAAGLLLLTPINWGFEALKWQILLRRVQPVSLIQAYQGVLAGVSLGFALPAQLGDTAGRVLSLRAHRTEAVGASLVSGGMQFYVAIVFGAIAWPLHLAQVPERSTPAGITLVVLLALLSGLGIGFGLVRRPLLNWLERRTALRRFTSYWIVAQQYDDWEIAQALGVAALRYLTFSLQFYLALRLIGIVLPPDVAAAGIGLVFLVKTIAPAFNLLSDLGIREAAALWVFTPFGISASVLLTTTLTLWLVNVLLPVLIGLIWVWKLKLQSA, from the coding sequence TTGGCGCTGAAACCTTCTAAAAAAATCCTCTTCTGGGGAAAAATCGTTGTTTTCGCCGGACTTGTGGCGTATATCGGTCACATCCTGCAGCAGCAGCCGTTTGACGGGGACACCGTGCACCGTCAACTCAGGACGGTTTCTCACCCCGGGTACTGGGCGGCTGGACTGCTCCTGCTCACCCCGATCAACTGGGGGTTCGAAGCGCTGAAGTGGCAGATTCTCCTGCGTCGGGTGCAGCCGGTTAGCCTGATCCAGGCGTATCAGGGTGTTCTGGCGGGGGTATCGCTGGGGTTTGCGCTACCGGCCCAACTGGGCGACACCGCTGGTCGGGTATTGTCGTTACGTGCGCATCGTACGGAGGCCGTTGGGGCCTCGCTGGTGTCGGGGGGCATGCAGTTTTATGTCGCTATTGTGTTTGGAGCCATTGCCTGGCCGCTCCATCTGGCCCAGGTGCCCGAACGCAGCACGCCAGCCGGTATCACGTTGGTAGTCCTGTTAGCGCTCTTGTCCGGACTGGGTATTGGGTTCGGACTGGTTCGGCGGCCCTTGCTGAACTGGCTGGAACGACGCACCGCACTACGTCGGTTTACGAGCTACTGGATTGTGGCGCAGCAGTACGACGATTGGGAGATTGCCCAGGCGCTGGGTGTTGCGGCATTACGTTACCTCACGTTTTCGCTCCAGTTTTACCTGGCCCTGCGACTCATCGGTATTGTGTTACCACCCGACGTAGCGGCTGCGGGTATCGGGCTGGTCTTTCTGGTCAAAACCATTGCCCCTGCCTTCAACCTGCTCAGCGATCTGGGGATTCGCGAGGCCGCGGCCCTCTGGGTGTTCACGCCCTTTGGCATATCGGCATCGGTGCTGCTGACAACGACATTGACGCTCTGGCTGGTCAACGTTTTGCTACCCGTACTGATCGGCCTGATCTGGGTCTGGAAACTAAAACTGCAGTCAGCGTAG
- a CDS encoding polysaccharide deacetylase family protein — MSFFLHKSNFVLRTIYPEFWWKIEEAVEPTIYLTFDDGPIPEVTPFVLEQLDKYAAQATFFCIGDNVRKHQDVLYQVLEAGHMVGNHTHNHLNGWKTDDAAYLANIQQCQQQLGVETALFRPPYGRIRKTQVAEVMETHSIVMWDVLTGDFDQTLDPDMCLRKTIQYTEPGSIVVFHDSIKAWPTMRYVLPRMLAYFAERGYSFRAIPQPAYAGF; from the coding sequence GTGTCATTCTTTCTCCATAAATCCAATTTTGTCCTACGCACGATCTACCCCGAGTTCTGGTGGAAAATCGAGGAAGCTGTTGAACCAACAATCTACTTGACGTTCGATGACGGGCCCATTCCGGAGGTGACCCCCTTCGTGCTGGAACAACTAGACAAATACGCGGCCCAGGCTACTTTTTTCTGCATCGGCGACAATGTACGCAAGCACCAGGATGTTCTGTATCAGGTGCTGGAAGCAGGTCACATGGTTGGCAATCACACCCACAATCACCTCAACGGCTGGAAGACGGACGACGCTGCCTATCTCGCCAATATCCAGCAGTGCCAGCAGCAGTTGGGCGTTGAAACAGCCCTGTTCCGACCGCCTTACGGACGTATCCGCAAAACGCAGGTGGCCGAGGTAATGGAAACGCATTCCATTGTGATGTGGGACGTACTGACGGGAGATTTCGACCAGACGCTCGATCCGGACATGTGCCTGCGCAAAACGATTCAGTACACCGAGCCGGGGTCGATTGTTGTCTTCCACGACAGTATCAAAGCCTGGCCGACCATGCGGTACGTACTGCCCCGGATGCTGGCCTATTTTGCCGAGCGGGGTTACTCGTTCCGTGCCATCCCCCAGCCTGCCTATGCCGGTTTCTGA